One genomic segment of Salarias fasciatus chromosome 8, fSalaFa1.1, whole genome shotgun sequence includes these proteins:
- the LOC115393687 gene encoding interferon a3-like: MLNKMLFVCLFVALFSAGSSLSCRWMNDKFQQHSEESMALLDHMANNSTNTTEDAELDASLAFPYSLYNQASNASDEDKLAFIVHVLREVCGLFEEDYSAASWEESTVEDFLIVLNRQADELSSCMGSHGRKKKSPKLQMYFKRLSQLVLKKKEHSAEAWELIRTEIQLHLERADLLASSLIDG, translated from the exons ATGCTCAACAAGATGCTGTTCGTGTGCCTGTTTGTGGCTCTGTTCAGTGCAGGCTCCTCGCTCAGCTGCAGGTGGATGAATGACAAATTCCAACAACACAGTGAAGAATCGATGGCTCTGCTGGATCACATG gcTAATAACTCCACCAACACCACTGAGGATGCTGAGCTGGACGCCTCTCTGGCCTTTCCTTACAGTCTGTACAACCAGGCGTCCAACGCTTCA GATGAGGACAAACTTGCTTTCATAGTTCATGTCCTGAGGGAGGTGTGTGGCCTGTTTGAGGAGGATTACAGCGCTGCATCATGGGAGGAGAGCACAGTGGAGGACTTTCTCATTGTTCTCAACAGACAGGCTGATGAGCTGAGCTCCTGT ATGGGAAGTCATGGCCGCAAGAAGAAGAGTCCAAAGCTCCAGATGTATTTCAAGAGACTGTCACAGCTGGTCCTGAAGAAAAAG gagcaCAGTGCTGAAGCCTGGGAGCTGATCAGGACTGAAATCCAACTTCATCTGGAGAGAGCTGACCTGCTGGCTTCATCTCTGATCGACGGCTGA
- the LOC115393686 gene encoding interferon a3-like: protein MLNKMLFVCLFVALFSAGSSLSCRWMNDKFQQHSEESMALLDHMTNNSTNTTEDAELDASLAFPYSLYNQASNASDEDKLAFTVHVLREVCGLFEEDYSAASWEESTVEDFLIVLNRQADELSSCMGSHGRKKKSPKLQMYFKRLSQLVLKKKEHSAEAWELIRTEIQRHLQRADLLASSLIKLPADHIQHGVSDFI from the exons ATGCTCAACAAGATGCTGTTCGTGTGCCTGTTTGTGGCTCTGTTCAGTGCAGGCTCCTCGCTCAGCTGCAGGTGGATGAATGACAAATTCCAACAACACAGTGAAGAATCGATGGCTCTGCTGGATCACATG actAATAACTCCACCAACACCACTGAGGATGCTGAGCTGGACGCCTCTCTGGCCTTTCCTTACAGTCTGTACAACCAGGCGTCCAACGCTTCA GATGAGGACAAACTTGCTTTCACAGTTCATGTCCTGAGGGAGGTGTGTGGCCTGTTTGAGGAGGATTACAGCGCTGCATCATGGGAGGAGAGCACAGTGGAGGACTTTCTCATTGTTCTCAACAGACAGGCTGATGAGCTGAGCTCCTGT ATGGGAAGTCATGGCCGCAAGAAGAAGAGTCCAAAGCTCCAGATGTATTTCAAGAGACTGTCACAGCTGGTCCTGAAGAAAAAA gagcaCAGTGCTGAAGCCTGGGAGCTGATCAGGACTGAAATCCAACGTCatctgcagagagcagaccTGCTGGCTTCATCTCTGATCAAACTgcctgcagatcacatccaaCATGGAGTCTCTGATTTCATTTAA
- the LOC115393685 gene encoding interferon a3-like encodes MLRMIFSACLLLCVLGAASSLSCGWLGQKFTQHSETSFMLLDSMGRAEDAGPEDAHPPFPYNLYEQASSVSDEDKLAVAVQVLREVFALFEEDYSAASWEESTVDNFLNVVNTQADELSSCLVSQHRTRITRKMHVYFKRLSHHVLQHRSHSVAAWELVRNQIKLHLIRVHQLVSSVPSAL; translated from the exons ATGCTGCGGATGATCTTCTCTGCGTGCCTGCTTCTCTGCGTCCTCGGCGCAGCCTCCTCACTCAGCTGCGGGTGGCTGGGGCAGAAATTCACTCAGCACAGTGAAACCTCCTTCATGCTGCTGGACTCCATGGGCAGGGCTGAGGATGCGGGGCCAGAGGACGCACATCCTCCCTTCCCGTATAACCTGTACGAGCAGGCCTCATCCGTGAGT GATGAGGATAAACTGGCCGTCGCGGTTCAGGTCCTGAGGGAGGTTTTTGCCCTGTTTGAAGAGGACTACAGCGCTGCATCATGGGAGGAGAGCACAGTGGACAACTTCCTCAATGTTGTGAACACACAGGCTGATGAGCTCAGTTCATGT CTTGTGAGTCAGCACCGAACAAGGATCACCCGGAAGATGCACGTGTATTTTAAGAGGCTGTCACATCATGTCCTGCAGCACAGG AGCCACAGCGTCGCTGCCTGGGAGCTGGTCAGGAATCAAATCAAACTGCACCTGATCAGGGTCCACCAGCTGGTTTCATCTGTGCCCTCTGCTCTCTAA
- the LOC115393683 gene encoding interferon a3-like — MLNKMLFVCLFVALFSAGSSLSCRWMNDKFQQHSEESMALLDHMTNNSTNTTEDAELDASLAFPYSLYNQASNASDEDKLAFIVHVLREVCGLFEEDYSAASWEESTVEDFLIVLNRQADELSSCMGSHGRKKKSPKLQMYFKRLSQLVLKKKEHSAEAWELIRTEIQLHLERADLLASSLIVG; from the exons ATGCTCAACAAGATGCTGTTCGTGTGCCTGTTTGTGGCTCTGTTCAGTGCAGGCTCCTCGCTCAGCTGCAGGTGGATGAATGACAAATTCCAACAACACAGTGAAGAATCGATGGCTCTGCTGGATCACATG actAATAACTCCACCAACACCACTGAGGATGCTGAGCTGGACGCCTCTCTGGCCTTTCCTTACAGTCTGTACAACCAGGCGTCCAACGCTTCA GATGAGGACAAACTTGCTTTCATAGTTCATGTCCTGAGGGAGGTGTGTGGCCTGTTTGAGGAGGATTACAGCGCTGCATCATGGGAGGAGAGCACAGTGGAGGACTTTCTCATTGTTCTCAACAGACAGGCTGATGAGCTGAGCTCCTGT ATGGGAAGTCATGGCCGCAAGAAGAAGAGTCCAAAGCTCCAGATGTATTTCAAGAGACTGTCACAGCTGGTCCTGAAGAAAAAG gagcaCAGTGCTGAAGCCTGGGAGCTGATCAGGACTGAAATCCAACTTCATCTGGAGAGAGCTGACCTGCTGGCTTCATCTCTGATCGTTGGCTGA